TTTCATGTTATTTGGCATCTCAATATCACTTTTAACACAAAACTCTGAAACATTAGCCAACAATTCATCCCATCCATCATCTCTCAATGATTGTAACTTACACTTGACACTTTCAACCATGTCTAAAGCATTcactatattttgatttttctcttgcAATGCTTGTGACAAGACATTTGTTATACCCAACacctttttcataaaaaataatataaacacgAATTCAAGTCTTTCCATACGATCAATCAAACCCAAACCTACACCTTGTTGGTCAGGGCTAGTTCCACCATCATGAATATTTCCAACAACATCCATTACCACGGGCCACATCATTATAAGATGAAGTATTGTATAATAATGAGACCCCAACATGTGTCCCCAGGTCTTGCAAGGCTTGTCTCTTGATTGAGGCCTTTGCCAGTAGAAATTGCACTTTTCTCTATATGTGTAACTATATTTTCATGTTGTCTTTGTCGAAATGCATCTTTCCTTTTACATGATGCTCCAACCAAATTGACAATCTTAATCACATAACTACAGAAGTCATTGATAATGGGCATTTTTTCGCAAGACTAACGACAACTAATTGAACTTGATGCGCAAAGCAATGAACATACCTTGCATATGGATTATCCTTCAATATGAGTCAATTTAGGCCATTAAATCCTCCTCCCATATCATAAGCTCCATCATAACCTTGACCTCATAACCTTGATAAGGACAATccatattttgtaaataaattatcaaTAGCCTCTTTCAAAGTCTTGGATGAAGTGTCTGTCACATGCTCTATAcaaagaaatctctcaatcacttgTCCACGAGAATCAACATATCTCAAAACAATAGCCATTTGTTCCTTCACTGAAATGTCTCTAGCTTCATCAACCATAAGTGAGAAAATCCGATCACCAATGTCTTCAATAATGAGTGATCTCACTTTTTCAGCACAAGAATGCACCAAGTCCTTCTGAATTTTTGGAGTAGTCATTTGGTTATTCTTGGGAGCATTTGCTTTCAATGTCATGGCAATCTTATCAACATGTGCTCAATACCAATAGAGTAACTCTAAAAAGTTACCCTTGTTCTTGGAACTTGAAGATTTATTATGCCCCCGAAAAGCTAAACCTTGTCTTAACAAAAATCGCACAACATCTAGAACCGTTGTCAATCTAACTCGATAAGCAATTTCCATTTCTGAACTATGTTGCGAAATTTTTTGTGTGACACTTTGTCGTGGGTTCTTGAACAATTCCAATTTATTAGCTGAAAAATTATGAATGGTAGCAACATTTCCTTCATGATCTTTGAAAGTAGAAATTGCATTATTCCAATTATTATACCCTGTTTTGGAAAACACATCCTTCCCGCTTTGCAATCCATAAGTTGTTGGTTTAAACAAATGATACCACAAGCAAAATGCAGAATTATTCTCTACACTATATTCTAGCCATGAAAAAGAATCCAACCATGAAGGATTGAAACACCTATATTCCCATATTTCTTCTTAGGAAAGTTGTGAGTCTTTGGTTGACATGGACCTTTTGCTACATAAGATCGTCTCACCTCATCTCTAATGTTGGCATCATATTTCTCAATCGGCATTCAAATCCTGGGATCTGCGATTAGGTTATTTTGATCAAACTCAACTCTTGCTCGTTTCGGACTTGAAGATGTGGTCGCGTTATTATCTTTAACACTCGACTCGATGCTTTTTGGTCTTTTAGTCAAAAACTTGTCCATATTAAATAACCTACACCATACAAAAATCTCAACACATTaacaattttgaaaatcaataaTCTCAACAAACTAGAGTTAGCAGATGAATAAACTAACTACTTGCTTCAATGGAACATATGCAACATtagttaaaacaatataaattatataattaaaaaaattaaaaaaatattagaataaccattatgtttcaatttaaaaaatatataattaaaaaataaaaaaaacataatacttTTTTGTGATAAATTATGCAGgcagtaatttaaaaaaaaagtcatggCCTTAGATTCACATCAAGCAAAAGATttcaatattgataaaaataaaaaaaccagaacaaacaaggaaaataaataaattctcccATAGTTATAGCTTATAGCTATAAGGCATAGAAAGCATAGAATCAATATAGACCcatttaactaaaaataatgccaaaaaatgcaaaagaaattaTAGTATCATgtcatgcctaactctattggTATCCATAATCTAATTTTAATGACAAAATGCAGGTCCAAAAgaattatctttaaatatagTAACTTAATTCTGTTATTACATTAAGATTAGTCTTATAAAGAACATACACTAAGAAAGCATAGAGGTCAAACCAGTGGTTGATATACCTGTGTATATTAGAAGAAAGATAGGTACAAAAGAAAGTTAATGGGTGCACTATTTCAAGGATCTTTTATAATGGATGGTCTCTGGCAACTATGCTGGCCACTTCCTGAGCACTCTTTAATCTTTATCTCAccctagatatatatatatatatatatatagtttttgtatttctttggcaCATAGATGAAAGACCCACTCTTATGCATCTAATTAATCATTCATTCTCAACTCTCAAGCATCAAACATGACGGTCCCACTTTttctatttcataattttaaatttttaatccatTCCTTTTGAGTTCCAAGAAGCTTTAAGAATTAAGATGCATGAATGTGAATCATGTGATCATACAATTCATACCacaagataaataattaatttatgtaaGCAAGCATGAAGCATTCAAATTCACATTCACATCAGGAATGACAGGAAAGCATGTCGGGTCGTGGTTACTTttctaattttctaaattgCAGAAGTAGCTTGAAACTGCAGGGATAATCAAGGAGAATGAAAACACGGGTCTACTAGTCTACTACAAGCTCTACTGCTCAAGAGTCAGGAATTATCACAAACACAAGCAAGAGAAGGCTAAGATTCCGAGAAGCAGAGAAAAAAAGCATAAACGGAAAACATACCTCTAAGTCTCTGCTTTGGTGTAGTGGTGCTTAACTTTAGCCTTGTGATTGAGAAAAAGTTGTAACTTTGTGATTGAGAAGAAGCTGTGAGGCAATGTGACGGTGACTTTCGCAGCCAATAGTGAAACGAAATTGGTGGTGGTCCTGGTAGAAGCTAGGAGGTAAATTTGGGGAAAATTAATGGCTTCTGAATTTgaggaaaataagaaaactgATTTATTTAAGTGAAATGACGCAAGTGAAACACGCGTTTCGCATTAAGTGaaacgattttttttttaaatgacaacTTCTTCATGACCCTCTTGGCTTAATCTTCTCAACTCTCAAGCAGTCAAGCACTCAAGCGCATCCGATATTCTCAACACTCCGTGACTCAGTGGCAGGCCGGCAGCCAAACCACGGCCTCTCTGCCCTCTCCTTCGGACCTTCACGGCTCCGCCCAATGACGGTTGGAAAATCGACAACCTGGACTGCGCCCCAACTTCAACCCAAGCTCAAACTTCATCGAACGATCCGAATAGAGATATTCCAAAGTTTTCTGGCCAGCCAGCCTGGGCTGCCGACCATGTAGGTTTGCCACTGATCATTGCATCTTTCTCTTGATAAAGCTTGGAACCTGTAGCTACTTCCCATTACTTCACTGAATAATGGGATTGGGAGCTTCAACACAAAACCTCAAAGGTGAGTTAATTTCTCTCCTTTTTTCCCCTTGTTTGATCATTTTTTGTTTGTGATCTTATTTGTGTGTAGAGAATGAATGATTATGGCTATGCATGGGTGTGAAAGATGGAGTGCTATCCTTGACTGGAGCTCACAGCTGGATCAGTAGAGATTAGGGCAGAGGATGAAGAATAGGGGAGGAAATTTCggggaagagaagaaaaatttcCAGCTGGCGCTAACGTGGCATGGAGGAGAAGACACGTGGATAAGTAGCCTACTTGGAAAGTCCACGTGGGAAGTTGACATGGAAAGGTGATGTCCATGTCAACAAACCAGTGTACACATCAACAAACCTATGCCGGAACAACCTTAGTGCCCTCCCGTTGAAACAAGATTGAAGTAATGTGCTCAATTTGTTACAAATTGAAATTAAGCACTCAAGTTAAAACACGGGCAAAGTTAAGTACCcacccaaaaaaattacccaagTAGCTAGTGTTGGCATCTTCTTCTCGAAGCCACATAACCTTTACCCTCAGTTTCCAATATTCCTCTTGTTGTTTGAGTAGTAAAAAGTATCACCTTTTAGCTTCCTCGTAGCACTAAAATTCTCTTTGGTCTCATCTTTTTTGCAGTTTTTCCATTTGACATTTGATTCTAGAGATGTTCCATTGGAAGTGTTGCACTTTGTTTGTTCCCCATGTGGAGAGTGTAGCCTTGCATCTGCATCCTTTCATAGAAATTACTGGTAGGGTCATCAATCCAACTTTTTTCCATTATTGTGAAacactcatcttctccaagccacacatttttaaacataaatctGGATCACCTTCTTATTTCATCCCATTATCGGGAGTGTAGGAAGAGTAGTAAGTGATTTGAGTTACTAGAAGGGAGATTGCTTAATTTGTAATGCGGAAAAATTGTTGTCTAGCTCAGAGTGGCGAGCCCTCTGTCGAGTTTCTCTTCAACCCGGTTTAGAGAACCTGAGCTTCTTTCCCATGTAAATGGATAGCCTTCCATGTTGAGGTCCATCAAACCACTATCATCAATTGCTTTGTTAAAGCTTGCTAGCAACCGATCCGGTTGAGGAAGACCACCTCTTTTTTCACCTAGTGACAACATGTCATTGAAGTCTCCTCTATACACCTAAGGGAAGATGATCTGCATGCTAATGCGTGGAGCAACGTCCATGATAGTTGTCACTTGCTTCGTAATGGCACACCGTAAAAGCCAGTCAATCTCCAATGTTCCCAAGCAGGAATGTGGATCTCCGCATCAATGAAGCGTTTTGAGTGACGCAATTGGGATATACCTTGGAAGAACTTCCAAAATAGCACAAGCCCACCACTCCGTCCTTCATAGTCCACTAAAAATATTCCTTCCATTCCCATTTTGTCTTTCAAAACTTGAAGTTTCTTTTTGATGCAgcgttccaaaaaaaaaaaaattggtttctATGTTGTAATCAAGTCCATGAGGACTTGAACTATACATGGGCTGCGAAGTCCATGTCAGTTCTAGCTAAGGATACTCATGGCTCTTGGCGGGGCTGTCCTCCAAGTCCTACTAAGTATTCCTGTGTTGTTTCAAAATGAGTGCCTTTGTTACATGTCTCTTTCTCACTAGCAAGAATCTGATTTGCATTATCAGCAAGAGTAGAGCACTCACATTAAGAAAGGGCCATATGCTTTTTCAGCTTCAAGGTTGTGAGAGTCATAAATGAGCGCGCAAAATCTCACTGTGGCCAATATCcccacaaaaaaaacataaagttgGCAGTCTTTCGTATTAGAAGTTCACCCAGCTGTGTTCTCCTCCCTGTCTCTTGATTTTCATTCACCTCTTAAGCGGCCTTTTAACATATAGTGAGACTTGTATTCTGAGGTAGTTGTGCCAAGCTCCTGAAAAGTTGTTGACATCAGATGCGATTTATTTTCCTATATGGGTTCCAATATTAGGGAATATCATGGAGTTGAATCCAGAAGCACCGTTCATGGAGATCAATGTGGTTCACCTGCTCTTCTCTCTTCAAACATCTGCATAAAAGGAGGTGGTTATCAAACGTCCACGGTCTATTTTCCAGCACCCTTTGCACATCTAGcttaagaaaaaaatggaatatgTAAAGAGGATTCGGTGCTTCCTTTGAGCCTTCTCTTACATCCACTCCCTTAACCTACCGCCGAACTGAGACCAGAACCCGACTCAATGAGGCAAACTGGATTGCCTTACCGGTGGTAAGGAATCACCCTATAACACAAAGGTTATATTCACAGAAGCTTTTCCTTTCCTCAACTTCTTGAGCATATTCAACTGTAGCATTTTCCTCCTCTTCCAGAGAAACGGCTGCCTAGCAATTCGTCAAATGAGACTCCAAACGAGGCTCCATGCAACTGGTCCAAGAAGCAAA
The DNA window shown above is from Dioscorea cayenensis subsp. rotundata cultivar TDr96_F1 chromosome 12, TDr96_F1_v2_PseudoChromosome.rev07_lg8_w22 25.fasta, whole genome shotgun sequence and carries:
- the LOC120273118 gene encoding uncharacterized protein LOC120273118, whose amino-acid sequence is MDVVGNIHDGGTSPDQQGVGLGLIDRMERLEFVFILFFMKKVLGITNVLSQALQEKNQNIVNALDMVESVKCKLQSLRDDGWDELLANVSEFCVKSDIEMPNNMKDTMLVRGRPRHEKQTTTYLHYYRVDAFYSVLDMIMQYMNSHFSESTIELLSCISCLDPK